One genomic region from Nostoc sphaeroides encodes:
- a CDS encoding DUF5895 domain-containing protein: MKASANFDFEDDKFNAPPSQVIPWCQMINPRYGTDGMQSHGLAIKLDNANAVGFVPDDNWQQVEHEFSSGVETVFITTTPRLVLVRRGPLSVKDRESGLKLGTLKENYDAFLADKLKFKTFTRYLIFIVGENQKFLHESPLQLTLNGAAGASFSKTYCEYQQGKVVSGFVAELEKAYAIYRKQPLTPKGPLFHAHGIFCPIIECEERGIEPNTVLVASTVDYKHPTVGTLTQYLIASDSLESAMICKTFEEYKDFGKEPVKAETPKLAMAGVSNSYVYADEDDFAYPPY, encoded by the coding sequence ATGAAAGCATCTGCTAATTTCGACTTTGAAGACGATAAATTTAATGCACCGCCTTCTCAAGTCATTCCCTGGTGTCAGATGATTAATCCTCGATATGGCACGGATGGTATGCAATCCCACGGTTTGGCGATTAAGCTGGATAATGCCAATGCTGTCGGCTTTGTGCCAGATGATAATTGGCAGCAAGTGGAGCATGAATTTAGCTCTGGAGTCGAAACGGTCTTTATTACCACTACTCCACGTTTGGTTTTAGTGCGTCGGGGGCCATTGTCTGTCAAAGACCGGGAAAGTGGTCTAAAACTGGGTACGCTCAAAGAGAATTATGATGCTTTTTTAGCCGACAAACTTAAATTTAAAACCTTTACTCGCTATCTAATTTTTATAGTGGGAGAGAATCAAAAGTTTTTACATGAATCACCACTACAACTAACTCTTAATGGTGCCGCTGGAGCGAGTTTCAGCAAAACCTACTGCGAATATCAACAAGGCAAAGTAGTTAGTGGATTCGTCGCTGAACTAGAAAAAGCTTATGCTATTTATCGCAAGCAACCTTTGACACCAAAAGGCCCTTTGTTCCACGCTCACGGGATTTTTTGCCCGATAATTGAGTGTGAAGAAAGAGGTATTGAACCAAATACAGTTCTGGTAGCTTCAACTGTAGACTACAAACATCCCACAGTAGGGACTTTAACACAATACTTAATTGCTTCCGATTCTCTTGAGTCTGCAATGATTTGCAAGACTTTTGAAGAATACAAAGATTTTGGGAAGGAACCTGTGAAAGCTGAAACGCCTAAATTGGCAATGGCAGGAGTTTCCAACTCTTACGTTTATGCTGATGAAGATGATTTTGCTTATCCACCGTACTAA
- a CDS encoding murein transglycosylase A has protein sequence MRKTFALLSLSLGIALVNPLWSAVAQVPNFLPLPVPIAPDLPPIPIPITPEITPPLKPVAIGSDCTFQQTCLGLDDQIWGQRGKIGDRNALLASIDNSLLYLRKKEAIAAYQNYPMKEITLDRVLRSLLRFRQLVISSQSAAQLQAAVSREFVLYQSVGNDGKGTVKFTAYYEPVYTASRVRTAIYKYPLYRLPPNFSQWPKPHPKRIDLEGKDGLKGNKSKLRGLELLWFRDRLDAYMVHIQGSAQIKLTNGKTTSVGYAGGTDYPWTSIGKELAKDGKLPLAGLTMPRMTAFFRQKPYELSNYLPRWERFIFFQETSGRPATGSIHVPVTAERSIATDKSLMPPGALALIYNSFPYPAGGGKLERRTVSRFVLDQDTGSAIKGPGRVDYFMGSGKLAGDRAGITGGNGSLYYLLLKE, from the coding sequence ATGAGAAAAACCTTTGCTTTGCTTTCCTTAAGTCTGGGAATTGCCCTTGTAAACCCTCTCTGGTCGGCTGTTGCTCAGGTTCCTAACTTCCTGCCGTTGCCAGTACCCATAGCTCCTGATCTTCCACCTATACCAATACCAATTACTCCTGAGATAACGCCACCGCTAAAACCAGTTGCTATTGGAAGCGATTGTACGTTCCAACAGACTTGCTTAGGTTTAGATGACCAAATTTGGGGTCAAAGGGGTAAAATAGGCGATCGCAATGCGCTGTTGGCTTCCATTGATAACAGTCTGCTTTACTTAAGAAAGAAAGAGGCGATCGCAGCATATCAAAATTATCCGATGAAGGAAATTACCCTTGATCGCGTCTTGAGGAGTTTGCTACGCTTCCGCCAACTAGTTATCAGTTCTCAGTCAGCAGCGCAATTACAAGCTGCTGTCAGCCGAGAGTTTGTCTTGTACCAGTCTGTGGGCAACGATGGCAAGGGTACTGTCAAGTTCACTGCTTACTACGAACCTGTTTACACCGCCAGCCGTGTCAGGACTGCAATATATAAGTATCCTCTTTATCGGCTACCACCTAATTTCAGCCAATGGCCTAAACCCCACCCAAAACGAATTGATTTGGAAGGGAAGGATGGTTTAAAAGGGAATAAGAGTAAATTGCGCGGTTTAGAACTGCTTTGGTTCCGCGATCGCCTAGACGCATACATGGTACATATCCAAGGTTCTGCCCAAATTAAATTAACTAATGGCAAAACAACGTCAGTTGGCTATGCAGGTGGAACTGATTACCCTTGGACTAGTATCGGCAAAGAACTAGCCAAAGATGGCAAACTTCCACTGGCAGGATTGACAATGCCCCGGATGACTGCTTTCTTCCGACAAAAACCTTACGAGTTGAGTAATTATTTGCCTCGGTGGGAAAGATTTATTTTCTTCCAAGAAACAAGCGGTAGACCAGCTACTGGTAGTATTCATGTGCCAGTAACAGCAGAACGTTCCATTGCTACAGATAAGTCTCTCATGCCACCGGGAGCGCTAGCGCTGATTTACAACTCATTTCCCTATCCTGCTGGTGGTGGCAAACTAGAGAGGCGTACTGTCAGCCGCTTTGTGCTTGACCAAGATACAGGAAGCGCCATCAAAGGCCCAGGCCGGGTGGATTATTTCATGGGGTCTGGTAAACTAGCAGGCGATCGCGCTGGCATCACAGGCGGTAATGGTTCACTATATTATTTGCTGCTCAAGGAATAA
- a CDS encoding ISAs1 family transposase, whose translation MASRLNSTRSRRQTNFQPNVPSATAVTEQIQSYFSEIEDPRVQRTRAHLLTDILIIGILSAIAGGKAWEDMENYGLSKLDWLREFLALPNGIPCPDTFRRVFERINPKVFERCFQRWVQSIVETMGAQVIPIDGKTLRGSYDREKKKSALHLVSAWATEHRLVLGQVKVTDKSNEITAIPALLELLDLAGCIITIDAMGTQTAIAAQIHKAHADYVLALKANHPTLHGQIKTWFEQAQALNFEGITFSYDERIEKGHHRTEKRQVWTVPISQLPPLHQQADWLGLKTVVMVVRLRHLWNKITHEVQFYLTSLDSDALILGRAIRLHWGVENGLHWTLDVTFNEDACRVRTGHAPYNLSLLRRIALNALNREQSLKRSNRQKSNRAAMDNNYMLTILAACLSQHNNDASQSACQ comes from the coding sequence ATGGCATCACGCTTAAACTCTACTCGTTCACGGCGTCAAACTAATTTCCAGCCGAACGTGCCCAGTGCCACAGCAGTAACAGAACAAATACAGAGCTATTTTAGCGAGATAGAAGACCCTCGTGTACAACGCACCCGTGCCCACTTGTTAACAGATATTTTAATCATCGGTATTTTATCTGCGATCGCAGGAGGTAAAGCATGGGAAGATATGGAAAACTATGGGTTGAGTAAACTTGATTGGTTGAGAGAATTTTTAGCTTTACCAAATGGCATTCCTTGTCCAGATACCTTTCGCCGAGTGTTTGAACGGATTAACCCCAAAGTATTTGAGCGTTGCTTTCAGAGGTGGGTACAGTCGATTGTTGAAACAATGGGAGCGCAGGTAATTCCCATTGATGGCAAGACTCTCAGAGGTTCATACGACAGAGAGAAGAAAAAATCAGCTTTACATTTAGTCAGCGCATGGGCAACTGAACATCGTCTTGTTCTGGGGCAAGTGAAGGTGACAGATAAATCGAACGAAATCACGGCAATTCCCGCGCTACTAGAGTTACTTGATCTGGCTGGATGTATCATTACCATTGATGCAATGGGTACACAAACGGCAATAGCCGCTCAAATACATAAGGCCCATGCTGATTACGTCCTAGCACTGAAAGCCAACCATCCTACACTTCATGGGCAAATTAAAACTTGGTTTGAACAAGCACAAGCTCTCAATTTTGAGGGTATAACTTTTAGCTACGACGAGCGGATAGAAAAGGGGCATCATCGCACTGAAAAAAGACAAGTTTGGACTGTGCCTATTTCTCAATTACCTCCATTGCATCAACAAGCTGATTGGTTAGGTCTGAAAACCGTTGTCATGGTGGTACGACTGCGACACTTATGGAACAAAATTACCCATGAGGTTCAATTTTATTTAACTAGCTTAGACAGTGACGCGCTTATTCTGGGACGAGCTATCCGTCTCCATTGGGGCGTTGAGAATGGTCTACATTGGACTTTGGACGTCACTTTCAATGAAGATGCTTGCCGTGTTCGTACCGGACATGCACCATACAATCTGTCTTTACTCAGACGAATTGCTCTTAATGCTTTGAACCGGGAACAATCTTTGAAACGCAGTAATCGTCAAAAATCGAATCGAGCTGCAATGGATAACAATTATATGCTCACTATTCTTGCTGCTTGTTTATCCCAACATAATAATGATGCCTCACAATCCGCTTGTCAATAG
- a CDS encoding serine/threonine-protein kinase — protein MLGQLLDGRYQVLQTLGKGGFGQTYIAQDTRRPGFPKCVVKHLKPVTRSPEFLETARRLFTSEAETLEQLGYHDQIPRLLAYFEENQEFFLVQEFIEGHTLKAELFPNQSWTEEKVIQFLQQMLDILQFIHSRNVIHRDIKPDNIIRRQQDDKLVLIDFGAVKQVQTQLLTLPARTVATIAIGTPGYMSTEQGQGKPRPNSDIYSLGIIGIQSLTGLHPINFEEDPDTGEISWQHQANVSSELASVLSKMVLHHFKQRYQSAAEVLQVLKHLDTKVEAQSLELLSFTQPPEASSQQNSIEYPSAFILSGENYSRLETILLQFVGPVASRLLRQVAASAPNCEELISQLALHLRGNQQIDFKKKTMFLLDKRTSLQQLSVQSEIKPNNLPNQEPQVINDSFVHQCERELADLIGPIARLLVQKAVRSSGQGSRADFVNVLASQIPEPQKALQFQQRLSPK, from the coding sequence ATGTTAGGACAATTATTAGACGGACGTTACCAAGTTCTCCAGACCTTAGGTAAAGGTGGATTCGGTCAAACCTACATAGCCCAAGACACCCGCCGACCAGGTTTCCCGAAATGCGTTGTCAAACACCTTAAGCCCGTCACTCGTAGCCCTGAATTTCTCGAAACTGCCAGACGGCTATTTACTAGTGAGGCAGAAACACTAGAACAACTGGGTTACCATGACCAGATTCCTCGACTTTTAGCCTATTTTGAAGAAAACCAAGAGTTCTTCTTGGTGCAAGAGTTTATTGAAGGGCATACTCTAAAAGCGGAACTGTTCCCCAATCAATCTTGGACAGAAGAGAAAGTAATTCAATTTCTCCAACAGATGTTGGATATTCTGCAATTTATTCACAGCCGCAACGTTATCCATCGAGATATCAAGCCGGACAATATAATCAGGCGGCAACAAGACGACAAGTTAGTGCTGATTGACTTTGGCGCAGTCAAACAAGTCCAAACTCAACTGCTTACATTGCCAGCACGCACTGTGGCTACTATTGCCATTGGTACTCCAGGATATATGTCTACAGAACAGGGGCAAGGTAAGCCGCGCCCCAACAGCGATATTTATTCCTTGGGCATTATTGGTATTCAATCGCTAACGGGGTTACATCCGATAAACTTTGAGGAAGACCCAGATACAGGAGAAATTTCTTGGCAGCATCAGGCTAACGTCAGTTCTGAGTTGGCATCTGTGCTATCTAAGATGGTGCTACACCACTTTAAACAGCGCTATCAGTCTGCGGCTGAAGTTCTACAGGTGCTTAAGCATCTCGATACTAAAGTAGAAGCGCAATCACTTGAACTACTATCTTTTACACAACCGCCTGAAGCTTCATCTCAACAAAACTCAATTGAGTATCCGTCTGCTTTTATCCTTTCTGGGGAAAATTATAGTCGGTTGGAAACAATTCTTTTGCAATTTGTCGGCCCCGTTGCCTCAAGATTACTACGACAAGTTGCAGCATCAGCGCCCAACTGTGAAGAGTTAATTAGTCAATTGGCGCTTCATCTTCGAGGAAATCAACAAATTGATTTTAAGAAGAAAACAATGTTTTTACTAGATAAACGTACTTCGCTACAGCAACTTAGTGTTCAATCTGAAATTAAGCCAAATAATTTACCAAATCAAGAACCTCAAGTAATCAACGATAGTTTTGTGCATCAGTGCGAACGAGAATTGGCTGATTTAATTGGGCCAATAGCTAGGTTATTAGTCCAAAAAGCTGTTAGGTCTTCTGGGCAAGGTTCTCGTGCAGATTTTGTGAATGTTTTAGCATCACAAATTCCCGAACCTCAAAAAGCTTTGCAATTTCAGCAACGCCTAAGTCCTAAATAA
- a CDS encoding c-type heme family protein, producing MLNKITLKNLKIGAKFNLLLILVFIISILGSGVALSSVLQGRAQNEVASQAEILIQMVNAVRNYTQNRIIPLLEARVDTNPTFIPEVIPTFSAKEVFENFRKNPEYSNFFHKDATLNPTNLADKADSFETQLVERFRNEPNTLEITGFRTLSEGEVFYIARPLKITEQRCLRCHSTPDKAPKSQLITYGLENGYGWQLNDIVSAQIVSVPSEDIFTNAKRTWIWIMGLLIAIFAIVLFLINFLIKKYVIQRIRRIEKIAQKVSIGDMNADFEESSKDEIGGLAEAFNRMKASLKIAMEMLNNQS from the coding sequence ATGTTAAACAAAATTACGTTAAAAAACTTAAAAATAGGTGCTAAATTTAACTTACTTTTAATATTAGTTTTCATTATCAGCATTTTGGGTAGTGGCGTTGCCTTATCCAGTGTACTTCAGGGAAGGGCGCAAAATGAAGTCGCTTCCCAAGCAGAGATTCTCATCCAAATGGTAAACGCAGTTAGAAACTATACACAAAATCGTATAATTCCCCTATTGGAAGCTAGAGTAGATACTAACCCAACGTTCATACCTGAAGTAATACCAACCTTTTCCGCTAAAGAGGTTTTTGAAAATTTTCGTAAAAACCCGGAATATAGTAACTTTTTTCATAAAGATGCAACACTTAATCCAACTAATTTAGCAGATAAAGCCGATAGTTTTGAAACTCAACTTGTAGAGCGTTTTCGCAACGAACCCAATACTTTAGAAATTACCGGCTTTCGCACCTTGTCAGAAGGCGAAGTATTTTATATTGCGCGACCACTTAAGATTACAGAGCAGCGATGTCTGCGGTGTCATTCTACACCAGATAAAGCTCCTAAGAGTCAGTTGATAACTTATGGCTTGGAAAATGGTTATGGCTGGCAGCTAAATGATATTGTTTCTGCCCAAATAGTCTCTGTTCCTTCTGAAGATATTTTTACCAATGCCAAACGGACTTGGATATGGATAATGGGACTTTTAATTGCGATCTTTGCGATCGTACTTTTCTTAATTAACTTTTTAATCAAAAAATATGTGATTCAGCGTATTAGAAGAATAGAGAAAATAGCTCAAAAAGTCAGCATTGGTGATATGAATGCTGATTTTGAAGAAAGTTCTAAAGATGAAATTGGCGGTTTAGCAGAAGCATTTAATCGGATGAAAGCTAGCTTAAAAATAGCTATGGAGATGCTGAATAACCAAAGCTGA
- a CDS encoding phosphate/phosphite/phosphonate ABC transporter substrate-binding protein, translating to MFLRFPRRFFLFNLLGLTFAACQSPREFEGTLTIGVINYGGGEQIINQYAKFNNYLGEKTNALIQLEPVFNENKAVERLEARAWSLVFAPPGLAAIAIARHQYLPLFPLIGISNLRSIFVVRKDNPITDLKQLQGQTVALGQLGSATGYYFPLYNLFGTTLAEILFAPTPKAALELVAEGKAIACAVSEAELSLYGSQLGSTQFRILFKDPHYVPLGVVLIGPNVERNRQEFIRKVMSDAPSGLAQEVGYVPNGQVPDYKYMISMVDRVSSITSKLQSKPVRIF from the coding sequence ATGTTTTTGCGATTTCCCCGTCGTTTCTTTCTGTTTAATCTGCTAGGTTTGACATTTGCCGCTTGCCAATCACCACGAGAGTTTGAGGGCACATTAACTATTGGTGTGATCAACTATGGTGGAGGCGAACAAATAATTAACCAATATGCTAAATTTAACAATTACTTGGGTGAGAAGACAAATGCATTAATTCAGCTAGAGCCTGTTTTTAATGAAAACAAAGCGGTTGAGCGCCTTGAGGCTCGTGCTTGGTCGTTGGTATTTGCTCCACCGGGTTTAGCTGCGATCGCGATCGCACGTCACCAATATCTACCTCTGTTTCCTTTAATAGGTATTAGTAATTTGCGTTCAATCTTCGTTGTCCGCAAAGACAATCCCATAACCGACTTAAAACAGCTACAAGGTCAAACAGTGGCTTTAGGTCAGTTAGGTTCAGCAACAGGATACTATTTCCCACTTTACAATCTTTTTGGTACAACATTAGCAGAGATTCTATTTGCACCGACGCCCAAAGCCGCGCTGGAATTGGTTGCTGAGGGAAAAGCGATCGCCTGTGCTGTCTCGGAGGCTGAATTGAGTCTCTACGGTTCACAGTTGGGATCAACCCAATTCCGCATCCTATTTAAAGACCCTCACTATGTACCCTTGGGTGTGGTCTTGATTGGGCCTAATGTCGAACGTAACCGTCAAGAGTTCATCCGTAAAGTAATGAGCGATGCGCCTTCAGGTTTAGCTCAAGAAGTAGGGTATGTACCCAATGGACAAGTACCAGATTACAAATACATGATTTCTATGGTTGATCGGGTCAGTTCTATTACTTCCAAGCTGCAAAGTAAACCTGTTCGTATATTTTAA
- a CDS encoding PhoD-like phosphatase, with product MKYQAGDEFLQELPLILAGPILKHTETKSVTVWVALKQSCQIELKVYSTTNDGEVLRDCLLEGQHSTVALGKYLHIAAITARSTEGHCLTNNRIYAYDLQFTLADQNPQTLQQALCSNSSPTVSISYFEHQKPTFVLPPNRLQDLQIIHASCRKPHGHGFDALPILDSLIESKANQPQHRPHQLFLTGDQIYGDDVADPSLWVASTLGDALLGWEEQLPVNGVYSTPQQLPPGERADVATNQAGLTAGLHNKAEKVNSHLFSLGEYYATYLLAWSPVCWPAAFPKGHQVTRDRHAIKHWNRAVRHLRQFIYTLGKVRRALANIPMYTIFDDHDITDDWNLNQAWCLRVLGRPLGRRIVQNALLAYTVFQAWGNTPEQFAEGKPGEKLLQAAQAWSASQGRDAKADEAIARYVGMPAYDPHTDLPILVRDGAVFILDRHPEAITWNYIVRSDRHEVIVLDTRTWRGYPADQKAIAPPMLLCPKAFEQQLVLPLQQIAEQTQIQTTFVIAPTNVFGLQVIDWIHHWQLQQEKVFSTDVGDAWNINVEALAKFLTTLFEERQQVVILSGDIHYSSVAHLSYARTHSKLQSVLVQLTASALKNEEILTRLIHTRLKHWLLPEKVRHWIGWSNPPNMVEISEKQLHHNRQLLTNSEWHCVLEWIPRNSVQNSRFQADISSLIAPWKRAENAKWKWLQPLMFWKFRWVQEGREVVGFNNLGLVHFELVDGSSYCKVIQDLYWFSSWYPTQVVYSRFESQLTPNKSLLR from the coding sequence ATGAAGTATCAAGCTGGCGACGAGTTTTTACAAGAACTGCCACTAATTTTAGCGGGGCCAATTCTAAAACATACCGAAACGAAGTCAGTAACGGTATGGGTGGCACTGAAACAGTCTTGTCAGATAGAACTCAAGGTTTATAGCACAACAAATGATGGTGAAGTATTAAGAGATTGCTTATTAGAAGGCCAACACTCTACCGTCGCTTTGGGCAAGTATCTTCACATTGCTGCTATAACGGCTCGGTCTACGGAGGGGCATTGTTTAACTAATAACCGCATCTATGCATACGACCTCCAATTTACTCTCGCTGACCAAAACCCCCAAACGCTGCAACAAGCATTATGCTCAAACTCCTCTCCTACAGTCAGCATCAGCTACTTTGAACATCAAAAACCAACCTTTGTTCTACCGCCAAACCGTCTGCAAGATTTGCAAATTATCCATGCTTCCTGCCGTAAACCTCATGGTCATGGGTTTGATGCACTGCCAATTCTCGACAGTTTGATTGAGTCAAAAGCAAATCAACCCCAACACCGTCCGCACCAGCTATTCCTCACCGGAGATCAAATTTACGGCGACGATGTAGCAGATCCCTCCCTGTGGGTTGCTAGTACTCTTGGTGATGCCCTCTTGGGTTGGGAAGAACAACTTCCTGTAAATGGAGTTTACAGCACTCCCCAGCAACTACCCCCTGGAGAACGGGCTGATGTTGCGACAAATCAAGCTGGGTTGACCGCAGGATTACATAATAAAGCTGAGAAAGTTAACAGTCATCTTTTCAGCCTGGGTGAATATTACGCTACTTATTTACTAGCTTGGTCGCCAGTATGCTGGCCCGCCGCATTTCCCAAAGGACACCAAGTAACGCGCGATCGCCATGCTATCAAGCACTGGAATCGAGCAGTGCGGCATTTACGCCAATTCATTTATACCCTTGGGAAAGTGCGCCGCGCCCTTGCCAATATTCCCATGTACACCATCTTTGATGACCATGATATTACTGATGACTGGAATTTGAACCAAGCTTGGTGTTTGCGAGTATTAGGGCGTCCCTTGGGGCGAAGAATAGTCCAAAATGCATTGTTAGCTTACACGGTGTTTCAAGCTTGGGGCAATACGCCTGAGCAATTTGCAGAAGGGAAACCAGGTGAAAAGCTGTTGCAGGCTGCACAAGCTTGGTCAGCTTCTCAAGGAAGAGATGCCAAGGCTGATGAAGCGATCGCTCGCTATGTAGGTATGCCAGCCTATGATCCCCACACAGATTTACCTATTTTAGTCCGAGATGGTGCAGTGTTCATTCTGGATCGACATCCTGAAGCAATTACTTGGAATTACATAGTCAGGAGCGATCGCCATGAAGTAATTGTGCTGGATACGCGGACTTGGCGTGGTTATCCAGCCGATCAAAAAGCGATCGCACCACCGATGCTATTGTGTCCAAAAGCCTTTGAACAACAACTAGTTTTACCTTTACAACAAATAGCTGAACAAACTCAGATTCAAACTACATTTGTGATTGCGCCCACAAACGTATTTGGACTACAGGTGATTGATTGGATTCACCATTGGCAGTTACAACAAGAGAAAGTTTTTTCAACGGATGTTGGAGATGCTTGGAACATTAATGTTGAAGCACTAGCGAAATTTTTAACCACTTTGTTTGAGGAACGTCAACAAGTTGTTATTCTATCAGGAGATATCCACTACAGTTCTGTTGCTCACTTGTCTTATGCACGCACTCATTCCAAATTACAGTCTGTTTTAGTGCAATTAACCGCTAGTGCATTAAAGAATGAAGAGATTTTGACGCGGCTGATTCATACACGATTAAAACATTGGCTGCTACCAGAAAAGGTGCGACATTGGATAGGTTGGAGCAATCCACCCAATATGGTAGAAATTTCAGAGAAACAATTACACCATAATCGCCAGTTGCTGACTAACTCTGAGTGGCATTGTGTGTTGGAGTGGATACCTCGAAACAGCGTTCAGAATTCTCGCTTCCAAGCAGATATATCATCGTTGATAGCTCCCTGGAAACGAGCCGAAAATGCCAAATGGAAATGGTTACAACCCCTGATGTTTTGGAAATTTCGTTGGGTTCAGGAGGGTCGAGAAGTTGTTGGATTTAACAATTTAGGTCTGGTTCACTTTGAGTTAGTAGATGGGAGTAGTTATTGCAAAGTTATTCAAGATTTGTACTGGTTTTCTTCTTGGTATCCAACTCAAGTTGTTTACAGCCGTTTTGAGAGCCAGCTAACGCCTAATAAGTCATTATTACGATGA
- a CDS encoding Rpn family recombination-promoting nuclease/putative transposase encodes MKTDSIFYRIFQSFPSTFFELINQPSSLASAYQFSSVEVKQLAFRIDGVFLPNTPELPIYFAEVQFQPDKKIYSRLFAEIFNYLDKTELTNTWRGVVIFPNRSVDSGDTERYAELLNSQRVTRVYLNELSSIPTSSIGIETVKLIIEPESTATAKAIEIVNSARKEILNAAQQREIIQLIETILIYKLPRLSREEMGKMFGLSELKQTKFYQEVFAEGKEEGKEEGKLEGKLEGKLEGKLETIPQLWALGLSIEQIAQALGLDEQVVRQAVQPKS; translated from the coding sequence GTGAAAACCGACAGTATCTTTTATCGCATCTTTCAAAGCTTCCCCAGCACGTTCTTTGAACTCATTAACCAACCGTCATCACTAGCCAGTGCTTATCAATTTTCTTCAGTCGAAGTCAAACAATTGGCATTTAGAATTGATGGTGTATTTTTACCTAATACTCCAGAACTACCCATTTATTTTGCTGAGGTGCAATTTCAACCCGATAAAAAAATTTATTCCCGTTTATTCGCCGAAATCTTTAACTATCTCGACAAAACTGAATTAACTAACACCTGGCGTGGTGTTGTCATCTTTCCCAATCGCAGCGTTGATAGTGGAGATACAGAAAGATATGCAGAATTACTTAACTCACAACGAGTGACTCGCGTTTACCTCAACGAGTTAAGCTCAATTCCCACATCATCAATCGGGATTGAGACAGTCAAACTAATCATAGAACCAGAATCAACTGCAACAGCGAAAGCTATAGAGATTGTAAACAGCGCCCGAAAAGAAATTCTCAATGCCGCCCAACAAAGGGAAATTATACAATTGATAGAAACGATATTAATCTACAAATTGCCGCGCTTGAGCCGGGAGGAGATGGGAAAAATGTTCGGATTAAGTGAGTTAAAGCAAACTAAATTTTACCAAGAAGTTTTTGCAGAGGGTAAAGAAGAGGGTAAAGAAGAAGGCAAGCTAGAAGGCAAGCTAGAAGGCAAGCTAGAAGGCAAGTTAGAAACAATACCTCAGCTATGGGCGTTAGGATTGAGTATTGAACAAATAGCCCAAGCATTAGGTTTGGACGAACAAGTTGTTAGGCAAGCTGTACAACCGAAATCATAA